From one Streptomyces sp. CA-210063 genomic stretch:
- a CDS encoding type 1 glutamine amidotransferase, producing the protein MSDNSLRIVWVYPDLLSTYGDQGNVLVVERRARQRGLDVARLDVRSDQPIPTSGDIYLIGGGEDRPQRLAAERLRRDAHLYRAVENGAIVFAVCAGYQILGHEFVNDLGQREPGLGLLDVTTVRGEGERCVGDVLGDIDPRLGLPPLTGFENHQGVTQLGPTARPFANVRLGKGNGTGDGTEGAYNDTVFGTYMHGPVLARNPQIADLLLKLALDVNALPPTDDRWFEALRNERISAATQPA; encoded by the coding sequence ATGAGTGACAACAGCCTGCGGATCGTCTGGGTCTACCCGGACCTGCTCAGCACCTACGGCGACCAGGGCAACGTCCTCGTCGTGGAGCGCCGGGCGCGGCAGCGCGGCCTGGACGTGGCGCGGCTGGACGTGCGCAGCGACCAGCCGATCCCCACCTCCGGCGACATCTATCTGATCGGCGGCGGCGAGGACCGTCCGCAGCGGCTCGCCGCCGAGCGGCTGCGCCGCGACGCGCATCTGTACCGGGCCGTGGAGAACGGCGCGATCGTCTTCGCGGTGTGCGCCGGCTACCAGATCCTCGGCCACGAGTTCGTCAACGACCTCGGGCAGCGCGAGCCCGGCCTCGGCCTGCTCGATGTGACCACGGTCCGCGGCGAGGGCGAGCGGTGCGTCGGCGACGTCCTCGGGGACATCGACCCGCGCCTCGGTCTGCCCCCGCTGACCGGGTTCGAGAACCACCAGGGCGTCACCCAGCTCGGCCCCACCGCCCGCCCGTTCGCGAACGTGCGGCTCGGCAAGGGCAACGGCACGGGCGACGGCACGGAGGGCGCGTACAACGACACCGTGTTCGGCACGTACATGCACGGGCCGGTGCTCGCGCGGAACCCGCAGATCGCCGACCTGCTGCTGAAGCTGGCGCTCGACGTGAACGCACTGCCGCCGACCGACGACCGCTGGTTCGAGGCGCTCCGCAACGAGCGGATCTCGGCGGCGACACAGCCCGCGTAA